A window from Candidatus Rickettsiella viridis encodes these proteins:
- a CDS encoding TrbG/VirB9 family P-type conjugative transfer protein, with the protein MNKKISFLLLMVILVQSTLTQAALIPRKVTADRHIKVVTYDPNNVVVIHGHYGYETQIVLAPTEEIQTVSIGDSLAWQAVPVKNNLFIKPVTESKTNMTVLTHVNSYNFQLDSTPAKVSPTYKLRFIYPTGGYNRNEQPNAVGVCDPTPN; encoded by the coding sequence ATGAATAAAAAAATAAGTTTTCTTTTACTGATGGTTATCCTAGTACAAAGTACCTTGACTCAAGCGGCCTTAATTCCCCGAAAGGTTACAGCGGACCGGCATATTAAAGTAGTAACCTACGACCCCAATAATGTGGTCGTTATTCATGGGCACTATGGTTACGAAACCCAAATTGTCTTGGCGCCTACTGAAGAAATACAAACAGTCTCTATCGGTGATAGCTTAGCCTGGCAAGCCGTGCCCGTTAAAAATAATCTGTTCATTAAGCCCGTCACCGAATCAAAAACTAACATGACGGTATTAACCCATGTGAATAGCTACAACTTTCAGCTAGACTCAACGCCTGCAAAAGTTTCACCGACGTATAAATTACGCTTTATCTATCCTACGGGTGGCTATAATCGTAACGAGCAGCCCAATGCAGTGGGTGTTTGCGATCCCACACCAAATTAA
- a CDS encoding type IV secretion system protein VirB3, which produces MSKDYQLEVDPLALALTRPPLFMGVPMRLFFANLAINMMLCIDLHTLIGIPLFGLVHLILFRLTMKDLQFFRVWLKYLTQTPPVLNHSFWGGTNSYQLE; this is translated from the coding sequence TTGAGCAAAGATTACCAACTTGAAGTCGATCCGTTAGCGTTAGCCTTAACACGGCCACCGCTTTTTATGGGTGTTCCCATGCGTTTGTTTTTTGCAAATCTGGCAATCAACATGATGTTGTGTATTGATTTACACACATTAATAGGGATTCCATTATTTGGCCTAGTTCATCTGATTTTATTTCGCCTAACGATGAAGGATTTACAGTTTTTCCGCGTATGGCTGAAATACCTGACACAAACGCCGCCCGTATTGAATCATTCGTTTTGGGGCGGCACGAATAGTTACCAACTAGAGTAA
- a CDS encoding TrbC/VirB2 family protein codes for MMADRFKKGNKIYQVLLRSPLIIFPFIFSSSVWAFGGDTPVSQGLNYVIDAVYGATGLSIATVAIIGMGLLCAGHYLEWKRFLQTLVGIAIMFGAGGVARALHLLIS; via the coding sequence ATGATGGCTGATCGATTTAAAAAAGGAAATAAAATTTATCAAGTTCTGCTTCGTTCTCCCCTTATTATTTTCCCTTTTATTTTTTCTTCATCTGTATGGGCTTTTGGCGGTGATACGCCGGTCAGTCAAGGACTTAACTATGTGATTGATGCCGTTTATGGCGCAACCGGATTATCGATTGCTACCGTCGCTATTATTGGCATGGGCTTACTCTGTGCAGGCCATTATTTAGAATGGAAACGATTTCTACAAACCTTAGTCGGCATTGCTATTATGTTTGGTGCGGGTGGTGTCGCCAGAGCATTACATCTATTAATTTCTTAG
- a CDS encoding type IV secretion system protein, translating into MLTTQLSLAPVIKITILSLLILLPLPSAADPISDLLMIAEQIQGYQQQISGIQNTIAGLTDQIQAAVSGQSEWGRWQFTDHQSWGENTDQWQAILNMTGKGGNSSLLGQTLHFLEKEFPVDTPLYNQVNPNKCDQAYYALKAKTALAARAASQLGYDKIQEQINYANQLRQQIGSTTTLKQSLDLQSRLTIENNLIQLETLRQLALLNQQHAIDAQAEVNDAIQTARFLSTKF; encoded by the coding sequence ATGTTAACGACTCAATTGAGCTTGGCTCCTGTGATTAAAATTACTATTCTTAGTTTACTCATCCTTTTACCGCTTCCCAGTGCCGCAGATCCGATTAGTGACCTATTGATGATCGCCGAACAAATTCAAGGCTATCAACAGCAGATTTCCGGCATACAAAATACCATTGCAGGGTTAACGGACCAAATTCAAGCAGCGGTATCGGGTCAGTCTGAATGGGGACGCTGGCAATTTACCGATCATCAATCCTGGGGCGAAAACACCGATCAGTGGCAAGCTATCCTTAATATGACCGGAAAAGGCGGCAATAGCAGTCTATTAGGCCAAACCCTTCATTTTCTGGAGAAGGAATTCCCTGTGGATACACCACTCTATAACCAGGTTAATCCGAATAAATGCGATCAAGCTTACTATGCCTTAAAAGCAAAAACGGCCTTAGCCGCGAGAGCCGCTAGTCAATTGGGTTATGACAAGATTCAAGAACAGATTAACTATGCCAATCAATTACGCCAGCAGATTGGTAGTACAACAACACTGAAACAATCGCTAGATTTACAGAGTCGACTAACTATAGAGAACAATCTGATTCAATTAGAGACACTGCGTCAGTTAGCACTGCTCAATCAACAACACGCGATTGATGCACAAGCGGAAGTCAATGATGCCATACAAACGGCTCGTTTTCTGAGTACGAAATTTTGA
- a CDS encoding TrbI/VirB10 family protein, translated as MKKKEKNNETTPSSTEGLPEIAEARYKRPFLLVILGGLLVLLATQFYFHARKISNKTEFSVEEAYTLPKTEPEQVKVSPILEKPAEKNLSEQQIAVLQAKQKELQQRLSSPMMLFNTENNHQANALVEKSSEKNVMTDANTQFLQQAGKVSDKTVQAKRIGPLNQLIAQGQLLHATLETAINSDLPGSLRAIVDQPVYAEDGSQVLIPPGSRLIGQYKSGMLQGQSRVFVVWTRLITPEGINLNLASPGVDALGMGGMSADRIDRHFWQQFGTAALLSILGAGTSNVGVAGGNASYNASQAYRLAVANSLNQTAQQTLQRGMIPPTLWINQGSPLQVFVAHDLDFSAVQQETNPTPKTTIF; from the coding sequence ATGAAAAAGAAAGAAAAAAACAACGAAACGACACCATCATCTACCGAGGGTTTACCTGAAATTGCCGAAGCCCGTTATAAAAGGCCTTTTCTTCTTGTCATTCTGGGTGGGCTATTAGTTTTACTAGCCACACAGTTTTATTTCCATGCTAGAAAAATAAGCAATAAAACGGAATTTTCTGTAGAGGAGGCTTATACTTTACCAAAAACCGAACCAGAACAAGTCAAAGTTTCTCCTATATTAGAAAAACCGGCCGAAAAAAACCTATCCGAGCAACAGATTGCGGTATTACAAGCGAAACAAAAAGAATTGCAACAACGCCTATCCTCACCCATGATGTTATTTAACACAGAAAATAACCATCAAGCTAATGCCCTCGTAGAAAAATCCTCAGAAAAAAACGTGATGACGGATGCTAATACGCAATTTTTACAACAGGCGGGCAAAGTTTCGGATAAAACGGTGCAAGCAAAAAGAATAGGCCCTCTTAATCAACTGATTGCACAAGGTCAGTTGCTCCATGCCACCCTAGAAACGGCCATTAATTCCGATTTGCCAGGTTCTTTACGAGCCATCGTCGACCAACCTGTCTATGCTGAGGATGGCTCGCAGGTATTAATACCACCAGGGAGTCGCTTAATCGGACAATACAAGAGCGGCATGCTACAAGGGCAGTCGCGGGTTTTTGTGGTTTGGACACGTTTAATAACACCCGAGGGTATCAATCTGAATCTAGCCTCACCCGGTGTGGATGCGTTAGGTATGGGAGGGATGTCGGCGGATAGGATTGATCGCCATTTTTGGCAACAGTTTGGTACGGCCGCACTGCTTTCGATATTAGGCGCAGGTACATCGAATGTCGGTGTTGCGGGGGGTAACGCGTCTTATAATGCTTCCCAAGCCTATCGGTTGGCAGTAGCCAATAGTCTCAACCAAACCGCACAGCAAACATTACAACGCGGTATGATTCCACCGACTTTGTGGATTAACCAAGGAAGTCCACTTCAGGTATTTGTTGCACATGATTTGGATTTTAGTGCGGTTCAGCAAGAAACAAATCCTACTCCTAAAACCACTATTTTCTAA
- a CDS encoding TrbG/VirB9 family P-type conjugative transfer protein, whose protein sequence is MQWVFAIPHQINWKYSFTGDKRLAPREAFDCNNQFTYFRFNNTLPAIFIVDKNRKETLVNYHRKGNYIVVNSTAPQFTLRSGSYVTSVYNDAMIGDWQNIR, encoded by the coding sequence ATGCAGTGGGTGTTTGCGATCCCACACCAAATTAACTGGAAATATAGTTTTACAGGGGACAAACGCTTAGCACCGCGTGAAGCCTTTGATTGTAATAATCAATTTACGTATTTCCGTTTTAATAACACCTTACCCGCCATTTTTATTGTCGATAAAAATCGCAAAGAAACCTTAGTCAATTACCATAGAAAAGGAAACTACATCGTAGTCAATTCTACGGCACCACAATTTACTTTACGGAGCGGTAGTTATGTTACCAGTGTTTATAACGATGCAATGATTGGTGATTGGCAAAACATTCGGTGA
- a CDS encoding type IV secretion system protein: protein MSTLSVNTFITDTLSAVDQTIEGFVHNVYQQFLQQYGYALTLLCTVYILVLGYRFTLHTLSADFNTLNRHILVLLMVYGLIINWSLYQLFIYNIFTNEPNHIAQIIVNASNHQFTTDKTIAEALNQVYGIGMSAAGKLLSSFTIQKFLCAILVIIFTFLCSLTALALLIYAKLAMAIGLALGPLFLPFMLWESTRGWFVSWLQKLFNFSLIPIITASILSLMLSLINLVLPDLNQQALQGAPDFFTVGLFGGLSLVTAFLLKQSLSIASSLSGGLTLSALGQIGSMVKSALNTTGVNSAARLTGKGLKSAGSAMVKKAQGQKQSAIHSAVEQGKNN from the coding sequence ATGAGCACGCTTTCTGTTAATACATTCATAACTGATACCTTAAGTGCTGTCGATCAAACGATTGAAGGTTTTGTTCATAACGTCTATCAACAGTTTCTACAACAGTATGGCTATGCTTTGACGTTGTTATGTACTGTTTATATTCTTGTATTAGGTTATCGTTTTACGTTACATACTTTGAGTGCTGATTTTAACACGCTTAATCGGCATATCCTTGTTTTACTCATGGTTTATGGCCTAATAATAAACTGGTCTTTATACCAGCTTTTTATCTACAATATTTTTACTAATGAACCTAACCACATAGCTCAAATTATTGTTAATGCTTCCAATCATCAGTTTACGACGGATAAAACAATAGCAGAGGCTTTAAACCAAGTTTATGGTATAGGCATGAGTGCGGCCGGAAAATTATTGAGTAGTTTTACTATCCAAAAATTTTTATGCGCTATTCTCGTTATCATTTTTACCTTTTTATGTTCTCTTACCGCCTTAGCACTTTTAATCTACGCTAAACTTGCGATGGCCATTGGTTTGGCCTTAGGTCCTCTTTTTCTACCTTTTATGCTTTGGGAATCCACACGCGGTTGGTTTGTGAGTTGGTTGCAAAAGTTATTTAATTTTTCACTAATCCCGATTATCACCGCAAGTATTTTATCGTTGATGCTTTCGCTGATAAATTTGGTGTTACCGGACCTTAATCAGCAAGCGCTTCAAGGTGCTCCTGATTTTTTTACAGTAGGACTGTTTGGTGGTTTATCGTTAGTAACCGCCTTTTTATTAAAACAAAGTTTATCGATTGCCAGTAGTTTAAGTGGTGGATTGACCTTAAGCGCATTAGGTCAGATAGGCAGTATGGTGAAATCAGCTTTAAATACCACGGGAGTTAATTCAGCCGCGCGTTTAACCGGAAAAGGTCTTAAATCTGCTGGAAGCGCAATGGTAAAAAAAGCGCAAGGTCAAAAACAATCAGCTATTCATTCAGCGGTAGAACAGGGAAAAAATAATTGA
- a CDS encoding VirB4 family type IV secretion/conjugal transfer ATPase: MKKRKKQAGFKWNPFLKRETNASQHINIIGHYNNDTLIDKNGQLIQIIRLAGIDGITQSEEILDAYKNRRNSLFKHFSSEYAVYFWTVGRQTTEYPGGEFKPGFAQQLNENYRKRIQQQPLFHHEHYAGIVTKPAEGVLNQGFDWIKKLSQQADHIAQQRQLAKTQLALTAITQNVLQTLADYQPQLLSLYQKGEQLFSEPLEFIGQLINYDKYSVPLLFQDASTYLPRKRLFFNRHSGTIECRASDHSKKFAAVLAIKAYPSITYQGLLDSLNSLRAEYTLTQSFRFYDRHLAKTRLRDQQHDMQQTQEESLRQTEQIDEAFDDAASGEAGYGQHHFTLVCYADSQKQLNQQVSEIIALFSDRDIVCVREDMACECGFWAQLPGNFSYIVREADISTKNMAALASLHNSPIGKFKDNFWGDAVTVLETLSGSPYYFNFHDKDVGNFIVVGATGSGKTVLVGFLITQSMKFGGKRVIFDKDRGLEILVRALGGIYEVLKPGIATGFNPCQLADTKENRTFLLQLFKQLLKSCHKPFDEQEIKTIEEAITGMYRLNPEERQFCHIAPFFGANIPGSLRARFELWHSGREQAWLFDNTGDCFEQDHYNADVIGLDLSHILKDECCKTPTLMYLLHRFSQQLEGQRGMIFLDEGWLALQDEYFKKIINDLSRTPRKKNNFFGLATQAAYDTLSSAIQTPINEAAACKIFFPNPSADRKTYIEGFGLSEREFELIKTLPSESHYFLLNYGRGKESVVLRANLHGLDDEIAVISGRKETVALLDSIRAEVGDDPNIWLPIFQQRRKVKKIGC, from the coding sequence ATGAAAAAACGAAAAAAGCAAGCGGGATTTAAATGGAACCCCTTTTTAAAAAGGGAAACCAATGCTTCACAACATATTAATATTATAGGCCACTATAACAACGATACCTTGATCGATAAAAACGGTCAGTTAATTCAAATTATTCGATTAGCGGGTATTGACGGTATTACACAAAGCGAGGAAATCTTAGACGCCTATAAAAACCGCCGCAATAGTTTGTTTAAACACTTTTCGTCGGAATACGCTGTTTATTTTTGGACGGTGGGTCGCCAAACCACGGAGTATCCAGGCGGTGAATTTAAACCAGGATTTGCGCAGCAACTAAATGAAAACTATCGCAAAAGAATACAGCAGCAGCCTTTATTCCATCATGAACACTATGCAGGCATCGTCACAAAACCGGCCGAAGGTGTGTTAAATCAAGGGTTTGATTGGATCAAAAAATTAAGCCAGCAAGCAGACCACATCGCACAGCAACGACAACTAGCCAAAACACAGCTTGCCTTGACGGCCATCACACAGAATGTACTGCAAACCTTAGCAGATTATCAACCACAACTACTCAGTCTTTATCAAAAAGGCGAACAGCTTTTTTCAGAGCCACTAGAATTTATAGGCCAATTAATTAACTACGATAAGTATTCTGTACCGCTACTGTTCCAAGATGCTTCAACCTATCTACCGAGAAAGCGGCTGTTTTTTAATCGTCATTCAGGAACCATAGAATGCCGTGCCAGTGATCATAGCAAAAAATTTGCGGCGGTACTCGCTATTAAAGCGTATCCATCCATCACCTACCAAGGTTTATTAGACAGTTTAAATAGCTTACGAGCGGAATATACCTTAACCCAATCGTTTCGGTTCTATGATCGCCATTTAGCTAAAACCCGTTTACGGGATCAGCAACACGATATGCAGCAAACTCAAGAAGAATCCCTACGTCAAACCGAGCAGATCGACGAGGCCTTTGATGATGCGGCTAGTGGCGAAGCGGGTTATGGTCAACACCATTTTACTCTAGTTTGCTATGCCGACAGTCAAAAACAACTTAACCAACAGGTGAGTGAGATCATCGCTTTGTTTTCCGATCGCGACATTGTATGTGTTCGAGAAGACATGGCCTGTGAATGCGGCTTCTGGGCGCAATTACCTGGAAATTTTTCTTATATTGTCAGGGAAGCGGACATCTCTACAAAAAATATGGCCGCATTGGCGAGCTTACATAATTCGCCTATCGGAAAATTTAAGGATAATTTCTGGGGTGATGCGGTGACGGTGTTAGAAACCTTATCGGGCAGTCCTTATTATTTTAATTTTCACGATAAGGATGTCGGTAATTTTATTGTTGTCGGTGCAACCGGCAGTGGTAAAACGGTATTAGTTGGCTTTCTCATTACCCAAAGTATGAAATTCGGTGGCAAACGGGTTATTTTCGATAAAGATCGCGGTTTAGAAATTTTAGTTAGGGCCTTGGGGGGCATCTATGAGGTGTTAAAACCAGGTATAGCAACTGGCTTTAATCCTTGTCAATTAGCGGATACTAAAGAAAACCGCACATTTTTATTACAGCTTTTTAAACAACTTTTAAAATCTTGCCATAAACCATTTGACGAACAAGAAATAAAAACCATTGAAGAGGCGATTACGGGGATGTATCGCTTAAATCCCGAAGAACGCCAATTTTGCCATATTGCGCCATTTTTCGGCGCGAATATTCCAGGTTCGCTGCGTGCACGATTTGAACTGTGGCACAGTGGCCGTGAACAGGCTTGGCTGTTTGACAATACGGGTGATTGTTTTGAACAAGATCACTACAACGCTGACGTTATTGGTTTGGACTTAAGCCATATTCTCAAAGACGAATGCTGCAAAACACCCACGTTAATGTATTTGTTGCATCGCTTTAGTCAGCAGCTCGAAGGCCAGCGTGGCATGATTTTTCTTGATGAAGGCTGGCTTGCCTTACAAGATGAATACTTTAAAAAAATTATCAATGATTTATCGCGTACACCACGTAAGAAAAACAATTTTTTTGGTCTGGCTACACAAGCAGCTTACGATACCTTGTCATCAGCCATTCAAACGCCGATTAATGAAGCGGCCGCCTGCAAAATCTTTTTTCCTAATCCCAGTGCGGATAGAAAAACGTATATTGAGGGCTTTGGTTTAAGCGAACGTGAATTTGAACTTATTAAAACCTTACCGAGTGAAAGTCATTATTTTTTGCTTAATTATGGTCGAGGTAAAGAATCCGTTGTCTTAAGAGCAAATTTACACGGCTTAGACGATGAAATTGCCGTTATTTCAGGACGAAAAGAAACCGTAGCCTTATTGGATAGCATTCGTGCAGAAGTCGGGGATGACCCCAACATCTGGTTACCCATTTTCCAGCAACGAAGAAAAGTGAAGAAAATAGGATGTTAA
- a CDS encoding type IV secretion system DNA-binding domain-containing protein yields MSVQDNSFLQRPREAIQCLLIGLCCLWQLGVGLLGLLCFLVFIRGLRYSVWQIFLTGISLAVYSCFLMEWQAHFTLSFLKLIDDGFVDHLMFWKTLFTQGFPVALGVAYQQAFYYLVGFPLLLASVLGMTEWIPNSTHEWELKAIQRGKALSYRNPWHKRLTRQNKKNEDGTLLGISATKEAVIIPDAAVNQMALVLGTTGGGKTITLRRFYQRALQKTYPLIIVDGKPTQENVTWLQKKSQDYQRAFYGFNCGDYHHYDPLAHGGYTELKDKLISLKDHWENDYYRSIAEDYLQTTFEVLLTLKKNFDLKTIVNCLDFQELALKTRAITDQSLKKRVSRLQRYDTKDITGLQAHLNLLIYSELGIFFEKTKNTFNLAEVIQSGSIVYFALPALRFPSFAKVLGKLIINDIKAVIDRLETKQRIFTIFDEFSVFAGEQVLNLVNMGRGKGIHAIFGTQGLADLKRVDTDFEKQVLNCVNTLICHRLNDHESAESIACWVGTQDGFDITAQISEDASTGMGSVKRNKSFIIHPDSIKQDLQPGEAFYISKVGKFFWQKVKVTYS; encoded by the coding sequence ATGTCAGTACAGGATAACAGTTTCTTACAACGTCCACGAGAAGCCATTCAGTGCTTGTTAATTGGCCTCTGTTGTTTATGGCAACTCGGGGTAGGATTACTGGGTCTTTTGTGTTTTCTTGTTTTTATCCGAGGACTTCGTTATTCCGTTTGGCAGATATTTTTAACAGGTATTTCATTGGCGGTTTACAGTTGTTTTTTGATGGAATGGCAAGCGCATTTTACATTGTCTTTCCTTAAGCTCATCGACGATGGCTTTGTTGACCATCTTATGTTTTGGAAAACCTTGTTCACCCAAGGTTTTCCGGTTGCGCTGGGAGTTGCGTATCAGCAAGCCTTTTATTATTTAGTCGGATTTCCGCTACTGTTGGCTAGTGTATTAGGCATGACCGAATGGATTCCTAATTCTACGCATGAATGGGAATTAAAAGCGATTCAACGTGGCAAAGCATTATCTTATCGGAACCCTTGGCATAAACGCTTGACTCGTCAAAATAAAAAAAACGAGGACGGAACCTTATTAGGCATTTCTGCGACGAAGGAAGCGGTTATTATTCCCGACGCTGCCGTGAATCAAATGGCTTTAGTATTAGGCACAACCGGCGGCGGGAAAACGATAACCTTACGCCGTTTTTATCAACGCGCACTACAGAAGACCTATCCACTGATTATCGTCGATGGTAAGCCTACCCAAGAAAATGTGACCTGGCTTCAGAAAAAATCTCAAGACTATCAACGCGCTTTCTATGGATTTAACTGTGGAGATTATCATCACTACGATCCCTTAGCACACGGTGGCTATACAGAACTGAAAGATAAACTAATTAGCCTCAAAGATCACTGGGAAAATGATTATTATCGTTCTATTGCTGAAGATTACTTACAAACCACATTTGAAGTATTACTGACGCTAAAAAAGAACTTTGATTTAAAAACGATTGTTAATTGCTTAGATTTTCAAGAACTCGCTCTCAAAACACGCGCCATTACCGATCAATCACTAAAAAAGCGTGTATCCCGTTTGCAGCGTTATGACACGAAGGACATTACTGGTTTGCAAGCACATTTAAATCTGCTCATTTACTCTGAGCTTGGGATTTTTTTTGAAAAAACGAAAAACACATTTAATCTGGCAGAAGTCATCCAGTCAGGCAGTATTGTGTACTTTGCTTTGCCGGCACTACGTTTCCCCAGTTTTGCTAAAGTTTTAGGCAAATTAATTATTAACGATATTAAGGCTGTTATTGACCGCTTAGAAACCAAACAGCGTATTTTTACTATTTTTGATGAGTTTTCTGTATTTGCAGGTGAGCAGGTCTTAAATCTTGTCAATATGGGACGTGGAAAAGGAATCCATGCTATTTTTGGCACCCAAGGTTTGGCAGACTTAAAACGAGTCGATACTGACTTTGAAAAGCAAGTCTTAAATTGCGTTAATACGTTAATCTGCCATCGGCTTAATGATCATGAAAGTGCAGAGAGCATCGCCTGTTGGGTAGGTACGCAAGATGGATTTGATATTACGGCGCAGATCAGCGAAGACGCCTCAACGGGGATGGGTAGTGTAAAACGTAATAAATCCTTTATTATTCATCCTGACTCAATAAAACAAGATTTACAGCCAGGCGAAGCCTTTTATATCAGTAAAGTAGGAAAATTTTTCTGGCAAAAGGTGAAAGTAACTTACTCGTAA
- a CDS encoding virB8 family protein, which translates to MMTTLKNKKKALAEEKSVDPGNAFYQAASDWRYDRYYSKTIWLRYSLIINTALLTALLLTLVVIACLIPLKQKVPYLYAFNQATGEVTKLGELEPTRLTANWQMTRYFIIHYVMNRESYDSDNLEIPYQLAWAQSNAIIRKQYDAEVSSNLANSPYQKYGKDKAITVRVLSVSRLNDNTAAIRFEKQLRDKTANTQQIVHQEAILKWQYQSMKATQTQLDRNPLGFTVIYYQVTPVNLNNGGHDKHE; encoded by the coding sequence ATGATGACGACTTTAAAAAATAAGAAAAAAGCCTTAGCAGAAGAAAAGAGCGTGGATCCAGGTAATGCATTTTATCAAGCGGCTTCGGATTGGCGTTATGATCGATATTACAGTAAAACGATTTGGCTGCGTTATTCACTAATAATAAATACGGCACTACTTACCGCATTGTTGCTTACATTAGTTGTGATAGCGTGCTTGATTCCACTCAAACAAAAAGTTCCCTATCTCTATGCGTTTAATCAAGCGACAGGTGAAGTCACCAAACTTGGTGAACTAGAGCCAACACGCTTAACTGCAAATTGGCAAATGACGCGCTATTTTATTATTCATTATGTGATGAATCGTGAAAGCTACGATAGCGATAATTTAGAAATTCCTTACCAACTAGCCTGGGCACAATCGAATGCAATCATTCGTAAACAATACGATGCCGAAGTGAGCAGCAACCTAGCTAATTCACCCTATCAAAAATACGGTAAAGATAAAGCGATTACCGTGCGTGTATTATCAGTTTCCCGTTTAAATGACAATACCGCCGCTATTCGCTTTGAAAAACAATTACGTGATAAAACGGCCAATACACAACAAATTGTCCATCAAGAGGCGATTTTAAAATGGCAATATCAGTCGATGAAAGCCACGCAAACGCAACTGGATAGAAATCCACTCGGATTTACCGTGATCTATTATCAAGTGACGCCAGTTAATTTAAATAATGGGGGACATGATAAGCATGAATAA
- the virB11 gene encoding P-type DNA transfer ATPase VirB11 — MSTKALEKHLEPLKPFLAKKGITEICINQPKVIFVEKNGVFTRHEVEALEFSFLEALANLIAEFNHKPFPCPLLSGYLPTGERIQCIMSPACEKDKIIYSIRCHSRRDMRLQDYQKAGVFDDYAAIKENIYHKTIADLKTLHEQKDIFGFLKLAIQSKKNLIISGGTGTGKTTFLNACLKLIPHTERLITLEDTREVNIKQPNTVNLLFNEEDEQITASKLFKACLRLRPDRLFLSELRGSEAWSFLRAANSGHPGSMSTVHADTPQGCFKQLVFMMQQAGSTSSEENLHTYIKSIIPIVIQLKRSTNPTQFVEVAEIYFNSL, encoded by the coding sequence ATGTCGACAAAAGCCTTAGAGAAACATCTTGAACCCCTAAAACCCTTTTTGGCAAAAAAGGGTATCACTGAAATTTGTATTAATCAACCCAAAGTGATCTTTGTCGAGAAAAACGGAGTTTTCACACGTCATGAAGTAGAAGCGTTAGAATTCAGTTTTCTTGAAGCACTGGCCAACCTGATTGCCGAATTTAACCATAAGCCGTTTCCCTGCCCGCTTCTTTCCGGCTATTTACCGACCGGAGAACGAATACAATGTATTATGTCGCCAGCCTGTGAAAAAGATAAAATCATTTATTCGATCCGTTGTCATTCCCGTCGTGACATGCGTTTACAGGACTATCAGAAAGCCGGTGTTTTTGATGACTATGCCGCTATAAAAGAAAATATCTATCACAAAACAATAGCTGATCTAAAAACGCTCCATGAGCAAAAAGATATTTTTGGATTTCTAAAACTTGCCATCCAATCAAAGAAAAATCTGATTATCAGTGGCGGAACCGGCACGGGTAAAACGACCTTCTTAAATGCTTGTTTAAAGCTCATTCCCCATACCGAACGGCTGATTACCCTCGAAGATACGCGGGAAGTTAATATTAAACAGCCTAACACAGTTAATTTACTGTTCAATGAAGAGGACGAACAAATTACCGCGTCAAAACTCTTTAAGGCCTGTCTGCGATTACGACCCGATCGCCTCTTTCTTTCTGAACTCCGAGGTAGCGAAGCCTGGTCCTTTCTCCGAGCCGCTAACAGTGGTCATCCAGGCAGTATGAGTACCGTACATGCCGATACGCCTCAAGGCTGTTTTAAGCAATTAGTCTTTATGATGCAGCAGGCCGGCTCAACTTCCAGTGAAGAAAACCTACACACCTACATCAAATCGATCATCCCCATCGTTATCCAGCTAAAGCGTAGCACTAATCCTACCCAGTTTGTCGAGGTGGCAGAGATTTATTTTAATAGCCTTTAA